The region CTCGTAGTGCGCGCGCCAGTTGTCGGGGTTGCCGTACTGGTCGCAGAAGAAGTACCGGCCGGGGTCGGCCTCGTACCGCCGGCGGACTTCCCGGAGCGCTTCGTCGTAGCCCTGAATCGCGTCGGTGAAGATGAGCCGGGCGCCGTGCGCCTGCAGCCGCTTCTTGCGCTCCAGGCTGGCGTTGTTCGGGATCACGATCTCGACCGACAGGCCGAGGATCCGGCCGACCATCGCGTAGGCGATGCCCGCGTTGCCGGACGAGCTGTCGAGAACGGTCAGCCCGGGCTTGAGGCGGCCGTCGGCCAGCGCCCCCAGCAGCATGCGGACCACCGGGCGGTCCTTGAGCGAGCCTCCCGGGTTGAGCGACTCGAGCTTCGCCCATACCTCGACGTCGGGGAGCTCGTCGCCGAAGACGTCGACCGGCACCAGCGGCGTGTTCCCCACGGCCCGGAGGGCCGGGTAGCGGGCCAGGAGCGGCTCGATGCTAGGGTCCCAGGGCATGGCGGTCCAGCCCCTAGTATGCCCCAGGGTCTCGGCGCGTGCCGGAGTAACCACACGCCGCCGATGGCCCGACCGCCTCACGCGGCGGCCGTGCCCCCCTCGAGTGGGCCGGCGGCCGGCAGACCGTACAGCGCCAGCGCGTTCCCGGCCAGGATGCGGCGGCCCGCGTCGCGCGCCTCGTCGGCGCGGAGCTGGCCTCGCTCGACGAGCCAGCCCAGCGCCTCGCCCAGGGCCT is a window of Candidatus Methylomirabilota bacterium DNA encoding:
- a CDS encoding PLP-dependent cysteine synthase family protein; protein product: MPWDPSIEPLLARYPALRAVGNTPLVPVDVFGDELPDVEVWAKLESLNPGGSLKDRPVVRMLLGALADGRLKPGLTVLDSSSGNAGIAYAMVGRILGLSVEIVIPNNASLERKKRLQAHGARLIFTDAIQGYDEALREVRRRYEADPGRYFFCDQYGNPDNWRAHYETTAEEILAQTSGRLTHLVLGVGTGGTVTGVGRRLKEHDPAIRLVCVIPDAFPGIEGLKPLGHPEDIIPAILDERVIDERIPVTSDETYAMCARLARAGFFVGQSSGAYMVGVERVARRERRGRFVTVFNDIGERYFSTRLW